From a single Miscanthus floridulus cultivar M001 chromosome 8, ASM1932011v1, whole genome shotgun sequence genomic region:
- the LOC136468450 gene encoding receptor-like serine/threonine-protein kinase SD1-8, translating to MLKAVLLVPVLLLAAASLPQAQPQNGSLAVGQSLQVGQTLVSAQAIFVLGFFTNGDKTYLGIWYNYIKPQTVVWVANRDNPIKGGNGSLTFIQSSLVLLDTRRGSVPIWFTDSLNTNNPKALLLDSGNLIINDTTMSGSTPGRVLWRSFDHPCDTFLSGMRIGYDMSAANNGLLQLRSWKSESDPSPGDYTISMDPRRMPELLLFNGTDLTYRTGPWNGQGFNGQPYLKPTNDVVFNMDVREGSAYYSFMALNTSVQWRLVLMPDGIAYRWRSNSDNKWEYYWHWPQSTCDSYAFCGPNAFCSTAVCQCLPEFVPTSPREWSQRNFAGGCVRSVSPFSCSSANGFSRLSLVKVPDTLNARCIYEEFVILGIAQGTLPNVGDLAIKRLNTEAGLEELKNEVKILARLDHPNIIRMMGSCMGNNENVICYEYMPGGSLDAILFAEDDNCGVPDWPSRLHIIQGICEGLLYLHEHCRIVHRDIDPSNILLSDGFSPKISDFGLATLLDQGQSEGKAESFRGTRGYNSPELFYRKSYSLKSDVYSFGIVLLEIVTGCKAASFSREDADDLPTYVRQHWTQGTAEQLKDPRMGDAPRGEVGRCIHIGLRCVQDDPDVRPTMSYIRSTLAAIRS from the exons ATGCTCAAGGCTGTGCTCCTCGTTCCGGTGCTGCTGCTCGCGGCTGCTTCTCTACCTCAGGCGCAGCCGCAAA ATGGTTCGCTGGCCGTAGGGCAGTCTTTGCAAGTTGGTCAAACACTTGTTTCAGCACAAGCTATCTTTGTGTTGGGTTTCTTCACAAATGGGGACAAAACATATCTAGGAATATGGTACAATTATATAAAGCCTCAAACAGTCGTCTGGGTGGCAAACCGTGACAACCCAATAAAAGGAGGCAATGGAAGTCTTACCTTCATCCAAAGTTCTCTTGTCCTTCTGGATACAAGAAGAGGAAGCGTCCCCATATGGTTTACTGACTCACTCAACACCAACAATCCAAAAGCCTTGCTTCTTGACTCTGGTAACCTCATCATCAACGACACCACCATGTCTGGGAGTACTCCAGGTCGAGTACTATGGCGAAGTTTTGATCATCCCTGCGACACATTCTTGTCTGGCATGAGAATCGGGTACGACATGTCGGCGGCGAATAATGGCTTGTTGCAGCTCAGATCATGGAAGAGCGAATCAGACCCGTCTCCTGGGGACTACACCATCAGCATGGATCCGAGACGAATGCCTGAACTGCTCTTGTTCAATGGCACTGATTTGACGTACAGGACTGGTCCATGGAATGGCCAGGGCTTCAACGGCCAGCCATATCTCAAGCCGACAAACGATGTGGTGTTCAACATGGATGTGCGCGAAGGCAGCGCGTATTACTCGTTCATGGCTTTGAACACATCAGTCCAGTGGCGACTTGTCCTGATGCCAGATGGCATTGCCTATCGCTGGCGCAGCAACTCTGACAACAAGTGGGAGTACTACTGGCATTGGCCTCAGTCTACGTGTGATTCCTACGCGTTCTGCGGTCCGAACGCCTTCTGCTCCACCGCTGTCTGCCAATGCCTGCCGGAGTTCGTCCCCACGTCGCCGCGCGAATGGAGCCAGAGGAACTTCGCCGGTGGCTGCGTGAGGAGTGTGTCGCCGTTTTCTTGTTCGTCAGCGAATGGGTTTAGCAGACTCTCACTTGTTAAGGTGCCTGACACACTGAACGCCAGATG TATATATGAAGAATTTGTTATCCTTGGCATTGCTCAGGGAACACTACCAAATGTTGGTGATTTGGCAATCAAAAGACTAAACACGGAAGCGGGGCTTGAGGAGCTAAAAAATGAGGTGAAAATTCTTGCGAGGCTTGACCATCCGAACATCATAAGGATGATGGGATCCTGCATGGGGAATAACGAAAACGTAATATGCTATGAATATATGCCCGGTGGTAGCCTTGATGCAATTCTGTTTG CTGAAGATGACAATTGTGGAGTCCCCGACTGGCCTTCACGTCTTCACATCATTCAAGGGATTTGTGAAGGATTACTATATCTGCATGAGCATTGCAGAATCGTTCATCGCGATATAGACCCTAGTAATATACTACTTAGTGATGGCTTCAGTCCCAAAATCTCAGACTTTGGCCTTGCAACTCTGCTTGATCAGGGCCAATCTGAAGGGAAGGCGGAGAGCTTCAGGGGAACACG TGGATACAACTCTCCTGAGTTGTTCTACCGCAAATCGTACTCGTTGAAGTCCGATGTGTACAGCTTTGGCATAGTACTTCTGGAGATTGTAACAGGCTGCAAAGCGGCATCATTTAGTAGAGAAGATGCTGATGACCTTCCTACATAT GTTCGACAGCACTGGACTCAGGGAACTGCTGAGCAGTTGAAGGATCCAAGAATGGGTGATGCTCCCAGAGGAGAGGTGGGAAGATGCATTCATATAGGTCTCCGTTGCGTTCAAGATGATCCAGACGTGAGGCCTACCATGTCATACATCAGGAGCACACTAGCGGCAATTCGCTCTTAG
- the LOC136470940 gene encoding uncharacterized protein, with protein sequence MAAASPPPLLLRLLTLALALAGATAGKISAPRTPISRDIYHSSDSLLREIKALVARHSDKLSMDTIRTSNKGYSAELFVVTFNHLKENMDNGSKVHILLSFGQHGRELITSEVALHLLYILTEKPKIAGVDLSSFEKLLENLVIKVVPMENMNGRKRVEEGELCDRRNGRGVDLNRNWSVDWGMKEKDYDPYEENPGIAPFSEPEAQIMRELSRSFKPHIWVNVHSGMEALFMPYDHKNTTPNGASAHLMRSVLENLNRRHFQDSCLVGSGGGSVGYLAHGTTTDYMYDIAKVPMPFTFEIYGDEKASTDDCFKMFNPVDKKTFDRVINKWCMAFLILFEEGLRNLRDAQIVSQGTLENWVPIGGDIVERNVERKSSLDGRKLEGLDLGMQELRTYFRLFLLSTFLLMFMFCTRISKNRNRDSGNLFDP encoded by the exons ATGGCCGCCGCatcccctcctcctctcctcctccgcctcctgacCCTAGCCCTGGCTCTCGCCGGGGCCACCGCGGGCAAGATCTCGGCCCCCCGCACCCCCATCTCGCGCGACATCTACCACTCCAG TGACTCTCTTCTGCGTGAAATCAAGGCTTTGGTTGCTCGGCATTCCGACAAATTGAGC ATGGACACtatcagaacaagcaacaaaggCTATTCTGCGGAGCTGTTTGTAGTTACATTTAATCACTTGAAGGAGAATATGGATAATGGCTCAAAAGTTCATATCCTTCTG AGCTTTGGGCAGCATGGCAGAGAACTTATTACCTCTGAAGTTGCATTACATCTTCTCTATATTTTAACGGAGAAGCCTAAGATCGCTGGTGTGGATCTTTCATCCTTTGAGAAACTGCTGGAGAACCTTGTAATCAAA GTTGTGCCAATGGAAAATATGAATGGTCGCAAACGTGTCGAAGAAGGGGAACTTTGTGATAGGAGAAATG GAAGAGGAGTTGATCTTAACAGAAATTGGAGTGTTGACTGGGGAATGAAAGAAAAG GACTACGACCCATATGAGGAGAATCCTGGTATTGCTCCTTTTAGCGAACCTGAGGCCCAGATCATGAGGGAACTATCGAGGTCATTTAAACCTCATATTTGGGTGAACGTGCATTCTGGAATGGAG GCCTTATTTATGCCATATGATCACAAGAATACCACACCAAATGGAGCGTCTGCACATTTGATGCGGTCAGTCCTAGAGAATTTGAACCGTCGCCATTTCCAAGATAGCTGCCTAGTTGGGTCAGGTGGTGGATCTGTTGG ATATCTTGCACATGGTACAACAACTGATTACATGTATGACATTGCAAAGGTGCCAATGCCGTTCACCTTTGAG ATATATGGAGATGAGAAAGCATCAACCGACGACTGCTTCAAAATGTTCAACCCTGTTGACAAGAAAACATTTGAT AGAGTCATTAACAAGTGGTGCATGGCATTTCTCATTCTTTTTGAGGAAGGCCTGCGAAACCTGCGCGATGCGCAGATAGTATCACAAGGCACACTGGAAAACTGGGTCCCAATTGGAGGAGACATTGTCGAGAGAAATGTGGAGCGGAAGAGTAGCCTTGACGGGAGGAAACTGGAAGGCCTCGACCTTGGAATGCAGGAGCTAAGGACGTACTTCCGGCTGTTTTTGCTGTCAACATTCTTGTTGATGTTCATGTTCTGCACACGGATATCAAAGAACAGAAACAGAGACTCAGGTAACTTGTTTGATCCTTGA